The nucleotide window GATTTATTTCATTTCGTCATGTTTCAGAGTTCAGGATTTGTTTCTGATATCGTTCACTTAAAGCATAACCGACTGAgtttacatgaatactcatCAAGTGTGTTGACagataagtaagggataatgtccacccagccggttgttatcgcagaataaaccccgacagagtgatcaggaccccgaggcgacgcggagcatcactctgaaggggtttattctgagataacaaccggctgggtggacattatcccgcttattacacggctactagtctcaaataaataattattagacacaaaatattgtcttgagattaaatattttattagctcttacgcaaagcttccgcgaagaaaaacagttccaactgctttaagcctttatctattgctgctaaatgttaaaatgaatgctgaaagggttagttcacccaaaaatgaaaccaagcctatgatttactcaccctcaagtcattataggtgtttatggcattcttctgtcagacaaatacaatcagagttatatttaaaaagtccaggctaacgttaatcccagcagtagttggagctgtttttgaagtccataaaaaatgcagctgtccgtcaaataacgtgctccacacgactccgatgggttaatagagccttctgattcgaatcgatgcgtttgtgtaagaaaaatatctatattaaaaactttataaaggaaacctgccttgaagtcttccattgtagccattgctgtttaagccacaagatggcgccagcgttaagcatagaagtagtgccggtcaagataactcatagtacccggatgagcggttgttatctggaaataacataccgctggaatgcgcgattgaccaatcagaatcaagaatttcacagagccgtgtaaaaAGTAACAGTAACAGTCGTGTGCTCAGTCTATTTTCTGTTGTTATATGCTgacctaaaacgtacacttttcacaatgttgaagaaGCCTATTAAAATCTTTCAGATATTACGTGCCATtgcaatatgcatattgcgatatgtacatttgcaatatatatatatatattgcacatGCACAGTGAAGATTCTGCTTCTGACAACATTACAATTCATGGCCATCTCTGTTACTGTTTCAGTGAAGTGTGTGACTCTGAAGTGTCTGAGGAAGGGGACAAGGAACCTGTTTGGAGGAGTGTGCATTTTCTGGAAGAGCAGAAAAAAGTGCAAGAAGAGCCGGAAGCAGACATAGAGGAAATGAAAAATTCCTTCAAAGAGTTACTTTTTCAGCTGTCGTGGTTAAAGTCTAGGGTCTCTGAGCAAAATCTGGAGAAACCGGCTTTATATAATCAAATCAGAGAATTGGTAATTACACACTTACAATTACATCGACAACAAGACACACTGATGTCAGTTCtgtctcttaaagggttagttcacccagaaatgtgcattgtgtgattaattcctcctgtggttggacagccgtcagacctccgttcatcttcacacacagatgaagatattagtgttgaaatccgatggctcagaaaggccttcattgacaccaatgtcatttcctctctcaagacccataaaggcactaaagacgtcgttacaaagcccatctcactacagcggctctacaatcatttatgaagaggccagaatagttttagtgcacaaaaaaaaaactaaataacgacttatatagtgatggccgatttcaaaacaaagtttagaacggtgatgaatcagtgaatcgattcaggattcggatcaccaaagtcacatgatttcatcagtttgacacgcgatccgaatcctgaatcgattcactgattcatcaccgttctaaactttgttttgaaatcggccatcgctatataagtcgttatttagtttttttgtgcacaaaaactattctggcctcttcataaatgattgtagagccgctgtagtgagatgggctttgtaacgacgtctttagtgcctttatgggtcttgagagaggaaatgacattggtgtcaatgaaggcctttctgagccatcggatttcaacactaatatcttcatctgtgtgtgaagatgaacggaggtctgacggctgacCAACCAAAGGAGGCAAAAttatcacacaatttacatttctgggtgaactaacactttaatatTTTCGACTATTCATGTGTTCTCCAGGAATTTCATGTTAGAGAAATGAAGCACCAGCTCATCCAATATTCCTGCCTGACGGATTGGGTCCAGGAAATGTTTGAAAAGGTCTTGGACCGCAGACACGCTGAAATAAAAGACCCCATGAGACAGCTGGAAGTGGTGAATAATGCACAAATAATTCTGGCAATCTTGAAAGAATCTGTATTTGTTgttatgatttttaaaatgaaaataaggcTCAGTAAAGTTGTAAAGTCAGCACACAGCGATGTGTGATCAAATGCAACACGCAAGCAAGCTGATGGTTTGTAATTCTCCCTCCAGATTCAGGACTATTTTCAGTTTGAAAGAGCAGAGCTCAATGCAAACCCATTCACAAACGCGCCGGAAGCCGCCATGACTTTGCATTATTCCAGCTCTAAAATCTGTGTGAAGTCTGAGGACCAGGAAAAGACTTCACCTGAAAGAGAGCCGATTGACCCAGAGGCCACAAAAGCGTAATTACTTTTACATcattgttaaagggatactccactgcTTTTTCagattaaactgttattcccttaactaagacgagttgacacacacctctctcgtctgagtgtgtgctcttaatctctctgacgcgcggtgacgatctgatagcatttggcttagcccactaagcccagttcatttactatggtaccaaacagagatcaagttagaagcgccCAAACTCCTccacttcgactcggcgcagtaaaaagtaatgcctgaaaaatcctctcctcctattgacagaaatgagagacgGAGGAGGAGatttgagggaggatttttcagccgggactttttactgcgccgagccgaagtactctcagaagtgctattccgccatacattatagttcatttttaatccgcttagaaaagatcacgttttattttgtgtcaccatatttgatcgttcagctatcggtgtaactgtatttaaatagggaaacgtGGAGGAGTTTGggcgcttctaacttgatctctgtttggtaccatagtgaatgaactgggcttagtgggctaagctaaatgctatcagatcgtcaccgcgcgtcagagagattaagagcacacactgagacgagagaggtgtgtgtcaactcgtcttagtctTTTCCACAATTATATACAAACGCCATTTTCTTCTAAGAGGTCACTGGGGAAAGTCACTTTAGTTAATTTCCTCTAcagtatcaactcgtcttaagGGACTaacataagccccgtttccaccaaaattacccggaacaatttgtaccaggaacttttttacaggaacttctctccccccagacctgcagctgtctgcgtttccaccgcgatctaaagttcggtgaagattaggcagattagtccggtgatgtaggactgcgcgcgactgctcctccaagtcagtgacggacagtaatcatttttgcgtgtaccgattgaaagatttagtggactgtttacatgagacgttatctaaaccgatctggtgttgacatgtgatgactttcaatcgcaatcattttgtcacgtgcagtttgtctgccgcatcaaaaatatcgacgctgttttctccagcagctggagtgtgttaactgtagccatagcaactcttaacggccaccaggactactacagtattatataagatatttatctgttgtaaagtgtaataatcatctaagaaaaaaattcttctgtcaggcgcagttaaagtaaaaactgcatGGAGCAATATAGGCattgtcattactccaacattatcttcataacttacgaaataaaaagtatacccctcagaaaaatgagctttcctctcttgtcaacatgagcgcggcgcgcgctgtcacgtcatgtaaggacacacacttaaaagtaatcggtcaggtcgtttgcatggtgaaaaatagactgtaaaaaatgaataacgagtatggaagagattcaagctgtgctgcttttgctggttatgtataggtttactaaagaggtaattaacaacgacagaaaagagcggcatattcagaaagcttgtaaagctaaatttaaaatgacaatgtatattattatcagctattacggacattgcacgtgagatggctgagacgaacgcgcgccatcagacagagagagcaaaaaatttaaaaatgccGGATGAAATAAAatgccctcgaaagttcctgaaaaTACTGcatgagctcaaccaatcagcatgttcagcgcccaagtcccgcctttgaactttgaaaaagtactacctcgtgagcagggccgtttggagggggaaatatttacccggaacttcatttagaccctgttCCTGCGGGCAAAACACACCGaataccacccaaagttcctggttcctgggtaaagttcctgtggtggaaacgtaGCTATAGTTTAATATGTaaaagcggtggagtatccctaTAATGTTGATTTGTTTCAGTTTTGGTTGCCAGACACTGAGTTATTGTTTTTAATCATCTCCATTACTGTTTCAGTCAAGTCTTCTGTGCCCATGATGACCATATAGCGGAGGAATCTATGAACTTTATATACGACCAGGAGCGGGTCCTCGAGAGCTATCAGGATGATAGGGAAAAGATGTATGTTTCTTGTGCACAACCATGTGTTTGATTTCTACACACTCTCAATCTGGGAAGACAGTAACTGTGTTTGACCATCTTTCTgtcttgtgtgtttttgtgcagAAAGGAGAAGATAGACGACTTTAGAGAGCAGATAGCCCAAATTAGAAAACTGGAAGTGATGAACAGTAAAGCCATTAGACAAATGAAAGAGCAACTTCATTACCTGCAGGGGTGCAAATATGACCCAGCCGCTATAAGAAAGAAGGTAAGACATCATGGCCCATCTAAAAGCATCAcggcaccacacacacacacatccaaatGTATTAAAAGACTGATCTTGTAAATTTGCTTTTTCTCACCAGACCAGAGAGTTATCTGAGAAGCTCTCAGAGTTTTACGAGGAGATCTTCGGCCGTTTCTGCAGCCCTTCCTATCCATTCGCAATGCTGGCAGATTTAGAAAAGTGGATTATAAAAACGACTGAAGACGTGCCACTTTTGATACGCCGCAGAAAACAACGGGAGCTTTTTGAAGCCTATGATCCCATGTAAGATATAAAAATACATGTCTTCATGACACACAGTGATGAAGCTACTGTGATGATCATCATTTTATGTTTTGTGTGACCTCTTGATAATCTCCCTCCTTTACAGTTTGAGGAAAAGGAAAGAAGCCAAGTTGAAAGCACTGGAAAGAGCTTTTGCTCCTCCTCCACTAGTAATAGTAAGTGCCACACAGAACCAGCACTACACACCCCGTGCTTTTGTCTTGTCAAATATTGTGACATGTGATGCTAACTAAAATATTGCGTCTCTTTTGCAGTTGAAAAAAAAGCAGATGCCACGCAGCCCGCCTCTACCGAAGATTATAAGGAGAAATAATATATGAGGGATCTCTGAGGAACCCAAACCTGCTCTGCTGCCTTCTCCAGACTCCAAGAAGAAAAAACAGCACCCAGGGTTATAGGCGAGAGAAAAGGGGGAGATGGAAGGAGAAAAGAAGAAGAGAAGCGACAGAGAGTAAAATCCTGAACTCCTCCTCGCTTGGAAACCCTTCGATGGacaactatctatctatctatctatctatctatctatctatctatctatctatctatctatctatctatctatctatccaatctatccatccatctatctatccttctatctatccttccatccatctatctatctatctatctatctatctatctatctatctatctatctatctatccttctatctatccatccatccatccatccatccatccatccatccatctatctatctatctatctatctatctatctatctatctatctatctatctatctatctatctatctatctatccttctatctatccatccatccatccatctatctatccttctatctatccttccatccatctatctatccatccatccatccatccttctatCCATCCTTCTATCTATCCttctacctatctatctatctatctatctatccatccatctatccacccacctacctacctacctccCTCCCTCCTTCCCTCCCTCAATTTGTCCCAaatctgtatgagtttctttcttcttttaaactcaaaagaaaatattttaaagggggggtgaacactcagtttcagtcaatcttatgtcaatcttgagtacctatagagtagtattgcatccttcatatcatcgaaaaagtatttagttttattatatttataaaagaaatataggctgtaccgagtctttccggaaaaaaaaccgagcggctggaggcgtatcgtgtaagtggagctaaagaatgacgagcgcgcaaagcggtgacgtcctcaagcgtggagaagaaaacgttaccctaaataaaccatggctatcaatcagattcaacgaatacagatatgatccagatatgacatcacactacgtccagcacggtgaaagagttgagggatacaactacgggcactgggcatgcgcacatcaatatcgcgtcatttaattaccgtatctgcattattgtaaagggtgtgttttgggttggggtaggtgtaggcgttaataaaacacatctgttaagtagcaaatgtatttattgttagtttatcgtgagattttgtctcacctccgaccactgctataccccttctagccacaactcttcttctccgtttttagtgtatttctgtggcagaattacagcgccacactctggcctggcatgcaaactacatcgtttttagtccgttttcttaatctcgtgtggacgcagatatttcttgaaacgagcgGCTGCCTGCACTGAAAGCATTATATTAGTAATGCTTGAGGGGAAAATGACGTTTACGGAGTTTCAGTGACGTTATTACATTAAACGACTATAATgttgaataaaattataataatgcaaggggggaatatttgtgggtcctgataataatacacgaataataataataataataataataatattttaataatagtaaaataaataaaactctgTTCTTTATTTTGCCTTAAAATATCGGGATAGATATTGTAGCGTGAATTCTGTATCGCTATttagagacagacagatggacggacggacggacagatagatagaaagaaatattacatggatggatggatggatgaatggacggatgaatggacggatggatggatggatggatggatggatggatggatggatggatggatggatggatggacggacggatggatggctggacggatggatggatggatggatggatggatggctggacggacggatggatggatggacggatggatggatggatggatggacggatggatggatggatggatggatggacggatggatggatggacggatggacggatggatggatggatggatggacggatggacggatggacggatggatggatggatggacggatggatggatggatggatggatggatggatagagttGTCCATCGAAGGGTTTCCAGCGTCATCACCTAGAGGAGTTCACTCGGCTGGTGGAAGGCCGGATGGCAGTGCACTTTGGGAACCGCACTCTTcttctttgcaaatgtatttccattaaaagcacaaaaaaaagtcacatgtgcctttgctcaatactttgttgaagcacctttggcaccaattacagcctcaagtctttttgagtatgatgctacaagcaaagctcttctttgcaggacctctaaAGCTCCCTCAGGCTGGATGGGGAGCATCAGTGCACAGCGTCAGGGGATAACAGTTTAGGACCCAAGACCAGTAGTGgaaaatgaagaccaagagtcaggagtgcaattaatgaaaaacttactgaagaatagtttgcattTTCATCAGCAGAAGCCGCCTTCTGCTGATGAAGTCTCATGAGGAGTTTGTAGTCTCGTCTATTATACATACAATTGTTCCAATGGTTATACTGTTTTTAAAGTCTATCCACATCATTACTGCAAGGCGGATGATTATGATTGGCTCAGAaaaaatgcacagtcatggtaaatttccacacattgtcagttaatcagATTCACGTGTCCATAAATCACTTGTTGACACAGAATTAGGCccatagtgaccttccagatctgaaGAAGGTGC belongs to Pseudorasbora parva isolate DD20220531a chromosome 22, ASM2467924v1, whole genome shotgun sequence and includes:
- the LOC137058854 gene encoding uncharacterized protein, whose product is MKHQLIQYSCLTDWVQEMFEKVLDRRHAEIKDPMRQLEVIQDYFQFERAELNANPFTNAPEAAMTLHYSSSKICVKSEDQEKTSPEREPIDPEATKAQVFCAHDDHIAEESMNFIYDQERVLESYQDDREKIKEKIDDFREQIAQIRKLEVMNSKAIRQMKEQLHYLQGCKYDPAAIRKKTRELSEKLSEFYEEIFGRFCSPSYPFAMLADLEKWIIKTTEDVPLLIRRRKQRELFEAYDPILRKRKEAKLKALERAFAPPPLVILKKKQMPRSPPLPKIIRRNNI